A window of the Pyrodictium abyssi genome harbors these coding sequences:
- the hcp gene encoding hydroxylamine reductase: MKCDQCSMSLAGGCTVAGVCGKDPDLHSLQEALIYGIKGVAAYYYHAYELGYKDEEIGFFLSKALYSTLTNVNFNKGRFLEMILETGKMHLRAMELLDKAYVETFGAPTPVEVPTGTEEGHGILVTGHSYKALYELLKQIKEMGLEDEVKVYTHSETLPAHSYPKIRAFRALYGNWGGSWVYQKQEFGKFPGVIIGTTNCVLQPLKQYADRIYTTGIAGLEGVPHIDDYNFEPVIKHALKTPRMKRTEGGKIVTGFHHTNVLPLLDKVVDLINEGKIRHIFVIGGCDVPSPKMGYYERLTQLVPRDSIILTAACGKFRYNRRDYGTIEGIPRFMDFGQCNNVYSIIVIAAELAKRLGKDLNQLPVSIVLSWMEQKAVAILYTLLYLGIKGIYIGPKAPEFLTPSVFEELRRRFDLQLISTPEEDLPKMLAKGSELSSDSPLTA, from the coding sequence ATGAAATGCGACCAGTGCAGCATGAGCCTAGCAGGAGGCTGTACGGTTGCAGGAGTCTGCGGCAAGGACCCAGATCTCCACTCGCTCCAGGAAGCCCTCATCTACGGGATAAAGGGCGTAGCAGCATACTACTACCACGCCTACGAGCTAGGCTACAAGGACGAAGAGATAGGCTTCTTCCTATCGAAGGCGCTGTACTCGACACTGACCAACGTGAACTTCAACAAGGGCCGCTTCCTCGAGATGATACTAGAGACTGGTAAGATGCACCTCAGAGCCATGGAGCTATTAGACAAGGCCTACGTCGAGACGTTCGGGGCCCCAACACCAGTCGAGGTCCCCACGGGCACGGAGGAGGGACACGGAATACTCGTCACGGGGCACTCCTACAAGGCGCTATACGAGCTACTCAAGCAGATCAAGGAGATGGGGCTCGAGGACGAGGTAAAGGTATACACGCACTCCGAGACGCTACCGGCCCACTCCTACCCGAAGATACGCGCGTTCAGGGCGCTCTACGGCAACTGGGGAGGAAGCTGGGTCTACCAGAAGCAGGAGTTCGGCAAGTTCCCCGGCGTAATAATCGGCACCACTAACTGTGTACTACAGCCACTCAAGCAGTACGCCGACAGGATATACACCACGGGTATCGCAGGCCTAGAAGGGGTACCCCACATAGACGACTACAACTTCGAGCCGGTGATAAAGCACGCGCTAAAGACACCCAGGATGAAGAGAACTGAGGGCGGCAAGATAGTGACAGGCTTCCACCACACCAACGTGCTCCCACTACTAGACAAGGTCGTTGACCTGATAAACGAGGGCAAGATACGCCACATATTCGTCATAGGCGGCTGCGACGTACCCAGCCCCAAGATGGGCTACTACGAGAGGCTCACCCAGCTAGTGCCAAGAGACTCCATAATACTCACAGCGGCGTGTGGCAAGTTCCGCTACAACCGCCGCGACTACGGCACCATAGAGGGTATACCACGGTTCATGGACTTCGGCCAGTGCAACAACGTCTACTCTATAATAGTGATCGCCGCGGAGCTAGCAAAGAGGCTCGGGAAGGATCTCAACCAGCTACCAGTAAGCATAGTGCTGAGCTGGATGGAGCAGAAGGCCGTCGCGATACTCTACACGCTACTATACCTGGGCATAAAGGGGATATACATAGGGCCGAAGGCCCCCGAGTTCCTCACACCCAGCGTCTTCGAGGAGCTAAGGAGGAGGTTCGACCTACAGCTGATAAGCACCCCCGAGGAGGACCTCCCCAAGATGCTCGCCAAGGGCTCTGAGCTGTCCAGCGACTCCCCACTAACAGCCTAG
- a CDS encoding transcriptional regulator produces MKINAFEVASRYVYPSVRRRLVEKLSEKGLTQTEIARLLHITQSAVSRYLSVERGYALDLKPYPDIDAQLEQLAKEIVSKRPDEYQIHYHLVRISIEVLSRGYACKLHATIDPGLDPRRCRACTELFRPTQPESAKGPS; encoded by the coding sequence ATGAAGATCAACGCCTTCGAAGTGGCATCCCGCTACGTCTACCCCTCAGTGAGAAGGCGCCTAGTAGAGAAGCTCAGCGAGAAGGGCCTAACCCAGACAGAGATAGCCAGGCTGCTCCACATAACCCAGTCGGCTGTATCCCGCTACCTCTCGGTGGAGAGGGGCTACGCGCTAGACCTCAAACCCTACCCCGACATAGATGCACAGCTAGAGCAGCTGGCTAAGGAGATAGTGTCGAAGCGCCCCGACGAGTACCAGATACACTACCACCTGGTGCGTATATCTATAGAGGTGCTTAGCCGTGGCTACGCGTGCAAGCTCCACGCCACCATAGACCCAGGGCTAGACCCCAGAAGATGCAGGGCATGCACAGAGCTCTTCAGGCCCACACAGCCGGAAAGCGCTAAGGGGCCGAGCTAG
- a CDS encoding phosphoesterase, with amino-acid sequence MPGSGKPRSLVRTPVAVIADWDADGVTAAAMIYYAQYYRKLYPLQGRHDVVLEPAGPRGFPDALANIMSSGNCPDALVVLDIPLTEKLYEVLSGFARECPSTRIIYIDHHFSTIYMSKRLYELSEEVYLGHKPTAVLTFQLLRSLGVKHLTPRLQAFMKAVGVLERSKRPMTEAENRVVKLAASISKASTVLRDKELWRKLVKWLASPLPQDAPVDMNLVERVLKVAEESDRRIEEKARDLAFGAKRVGYIRFVDARRHWSGRGASALASKLYKILRQPVALLVRRDDGALLLIIRSRGRGAYRMAVGLLKEGVAENIGGHGGLAVIKLRDDVDMKVLEEKLRRLSLKL; translated from the coding sequence GTGCCAGGTAGCGGGAAGCCCCGGAGCCTCGTACGCACCCCGGTAGCGGTTATAGCTGACTGGGACGCGGACGGCGTCACAGCCGCGGCTATGATATACTATGCACAGTACTACCGGAAGCTCTACCCCCTCCAGGGCCGCCACGACGTGGTGCTCGAGCCGGCTGGGCCGAGGGGGTTCCCCGACGCGCTCGCCAACATAATGTCCAGCGGTAACTGCCCCGACGCGCTAGTGGTGCTGGATATACCCCTCACCGAGAAGCTCTACGAGGTGCTCAGCGGCTTCGCGAGGGAATGCCCCTCCACGAGGATAATCTACATCGACCACCACTTCTCCACTATCTACATGTCTAAGCGCCTCTACGAGCTCAGTGAGGAGGTCTACCTCGGCCACAAGCCTACCGCCGTGCTGACCTTCCAGCTCCTAAGGAGCCTAGGCGTGAAGCACCTCACGCCGAGGCTCCAGGCCTTCATGAAGGCCGTCGGTGTGCTCGAGCGGAGCAAGAGGCCCATGACGGAGGCCGAGAACCGGGTGGTCAAGCTCGCGGCGAGCATATCCAAGGCATCCACTGTCCTGCGGGACAAGGAGCTCTGGAGGAAGCTCGTCAAGTGGCTAGCCAGCCCCCTGCCGCAGGACGCCCCGGTGGACATGAACCTGGTCGAGCGCGTGCTGAAGGTCGCTGAGGAGAGTGACCGCAGGATAGAGGAGAAGGCGCGCGACCTAGCCTTCGGGGCCAAGAGGGTGGGCTACATACGGTTCGTCGACGCGCGGCGCCACTGGAGCGGACGCGGCGCGAGCGCGCTGGCATCGAAGCTCTACAAGATACTACGCCAGCCCGTAGCGCTGCTGGTCCGGCGCGACGACGGCGCGCTACTGCTGATAATCCGTAGCCGGGGCCGCGGCGCCTACAGGATGGCCGTAGGCCTGCTCAAGGAGGGTGTAGCCGAGAACATAGGTGGCCACGGGGGCCTGGCTGTGATAAAGCTGCGGGACGACGTGGACATGAAGGTGCTCGAGGAGAAGCTCCGCAGGCTCAGCCTAAAGCTCTAG
- a CDS encoding ATP-binding protein has product MLRIPFVDRVRELQMLENEYRRPSFSLVVVYGRRRVGKTRLLREWLHGKPGVYYVAAELPYESLAREFSEAVGRQLGLYVTPSDVVAALEQLASRRERVVVVLDEFQYLVEAEPSLPSRLMRSIDSVLAESELKLVLSGSAVSFFEKRLLGYRAPLHGRRTGQLRLRPMRMLEAWGFTPKLGPVDALRVYTVAGGTPAYLAHVYGVASVREALERILVPGSPLLEEALSVLRQELREPGTYARLLAAVAAGYTEPAKAAQKAGIDPRNVHHYVEVLEELDILERVQPLGRRRGARLRFRDSYFQFYFGVLVGLQSLVEAGYTGEAVEEALRRLDDYAARVFERWVEESLPELYRSGAVPVKPVEHGPWWHRGMEIDLVVREPERRAAFVEAKWSRLSLRDVKRLVADLEAKARRTGLQEPENTYIVVARELVDAHGPITSLDEARVAVDFSRLAPVLRRLLDADGEGGRVPDVQV; this is encoded by the coding sequence TTGTTACGAATACCCTTCGTGGACCGTGTACGCGAGCTACAGATGCTCGAGAACGAGTACCGGAGGCCCAGCTTCAGCCTAGTAGTGGTCTACGGCCGCCGCCGAGTAGGCAAGACGCGGCTACTGCGCGAGTGGCTCCACGGGAAGCCCGGAGTCTACTACGTGGCCGCCGAGCTGCCCTACGAGAGCCTCGCCCGCGAGTTCTCAGAGGCTGTCGGCCGGCAGCTAGGGCTCTACGTGACCCCCAGCGACGTCGTGGCGGCGCTGGAGCAGCTAGCCTCCCGGCGTGAGAGGGTAGTCGTCGTCCTGGACGAGTTCCAGTACCTAGTGGAGGCCGAGCCCTCGCTGCCAAGCCGGCTCATGAGGAGCATAGACAGCGTGCTTGCTGAGAGCGAGCTAAAGCTCGTGCTATCCGGCTCAGCTGTCTCCTTCTTCGAGAAGCGGCTGCTCGGCTACAGGGCGCCGCTACACGGCCGGCGCACAGGGCAGCTAAGGCTACGGCCTATGAGGATGCTTGAAGCCTGGGGGTTCACACCAAAGCTCGGCCCCGTGGACGCTCTACGCGTGTACACGGTAGCCGGGGGTACACCGGCGTACCTGGCACACGTCTACGGCGTAGCCTCCGTGCGCGAGGCCCTGGAGAGGATACTGGTGCCCGGGTCCCCGCTCCTCGAGGAGGCTCTCTCAGTACTACGCCAGGAGCTAAGGGAGCCAGGCACCTATGCCCGGCTGCTCGCAGCTGTAGCTGCAGGGTACACCGAGCCCGCCAAGGCCGCGCAGAAGGCGGGAATCGACCCCCGGAACGTGCACCACTACGTAGAGGTGCTCGAAGAGCTCGACATCCTGGAGAGGGTGCAGCCCCTAGGCCGTAGGCGGGGTGCCCGTCTCCGGTTCCGGGATAGCTACTTCCAGTTCTATTTCGGCGTGCTCGTGGGCCTCCAGAGCCTCGTTGAGGCCGGCTACACCGGGGAGGCGGTAGAGGAGGCGCTGAGGAGGCTAGACGACTACGCTGCCCGTGTGTTCGAGCGCTGGGTGGAGGAGAGCCTGCCAGAGCTTTACCGCTCTGGGGCTGTGCCCGTGAAGCCTGTCGAGCACGGGCCCTGGTGGCACCGGGGCATGGAGATAGACCTGGTCGTGAGGGAGCCGGAGCGCCGGGCTGCATTTGTCGAGGCGAAGTGGAGCAGACTCAGCCTACGAGACGTTAAGAGGCTTGTAGCCGACCTTGAGGCTAAGGCGCGTAGAACGGGGCTCCAGGAGCCCGAAAACACCTACATAGTAGTGGCGAGGGAGCTCGTAGACGCTCATGGGCCCATTACAAGCCTTGACGAAGCTAGGGTGGCTGTAGACTTTTCACGCCTAGCCCCGGTCCTTCGCCGACTCCTCGACGCGGACGGGGAGGGGGGCCGAGTCCCTGATGTGCAGGTCTAG
- a CDS encoding mechanosensitive ion channel family protein: protein MVSASNTTISLPGGWEAMASDIALAAAVIVASVLVALLVRQFMRRSLQPRLPTYVYKPMENMVFYGVLVLGVVSALSPFGISLSGLLVAGGFAGLVVGLASQQTVSNLISGIFLLVEQPLRIGDPVTVENVSGVVVDISILSTRVRTWDGYIVRIPNSTVFNALITNYQRTRARRVELRIGIHYRSDLEKAMQVLREMMEEHPYCLVNPAPEVFVVDYSDSAVVLAARCWAPPQVWFKTKVELQTMAKKKLEEAGIEIPFPQLDLHIRDSAPLPVRVEESAKDRG from the coding sequence GTGGTATCCGCCTCTAACACGACCATAAGCCTCCCCGGCGGCTGGGAGGCTATGGCTAGCGACATAGCGCTAGCAGCAGCGGTTATCGTAGCCAGCGTCCTTGTAGCACTGCTTGTCAGGCAGTTCATGAGGAGGAGCCTGCAGCCCCGGCTACCCACATACGTCTACAAGCCTATGGAGAACATGGTGTTCTACGGCGTCCTCGTACTAGGCGTGGTCTCCGCGCTCTCGCCGTTCGGGATAAGCCTCTCAGGCCTACTGGTAGCCGGCGGCTTCGCAGGCCTCGTGGTCGGTCTCGCCTCGCAGCAGACGGTGTCAAACCTCATCAGCGGCATATTCCTGCTAGTAGAGCAGCCCCTCCGGATAGGCGACCCGGTGACAGTCGAGAACGTGAGCGGAGTCGTTGTGGACATTAGCATACTCTCGACGCGCGTCAGGACGTGGGACGGCTACATAGTCAGGATCCCGAACTCCACAGTGTTCAACGCCCTGATAACCAACTACCAGCGTACCCGGGCACGCCGCGTCGAGCTGCGGATAGGCATACACTACCGTAGTGACCTCGAGAAGGCGATGCAGGTCCTCCGGGAGATGATGGAGGAGCACCCCTACTGCCTCGTCAACCCGGCCCCAGAGGTCTTCGTTGTCGACTACTCGGACTCGGCTGTGGTGCTCGCGGCCCGCTGCTGGGCGCCGCCACAGGTATGGTTCAAGACCAAGGTGGAGCTACAGACCATGGCCAAGAAGAAGCTAGAGGAGGCCGGGATAGAGATACCGTTCCCGCAGCTAGACCTGCACATCAGGGACTCGGCCCCCCTCCCCGTCCGCGTCGAGGAGTCGGCGAAGGACCGGGGCTAG
- a CDS encoding DUF432 domain-containing protein, with translation MRDEAPPGARLILEPGGELTYGRIRARLSEEGSLEACDDYNCIRARVPRGSSVMLDPVPSLNAPSRVSNCLYIEFEEQLVVPGGRSSFWATAPYEFMVHVDGIVLGYLSPLRVKYTLIGDIVDGVVCRHHRSMVAASRSELTAGGGVGLLPIMFRGSPGRVPGIGFYASGVPLFTDGSVVYYPEIEAELDQLRLAVRATQRPPLEGLREARRARLRAGGLLPQVFVITLEGA, from the coding sequence TTGAGGGATGAAGCGCCGCCGGGTGCCAGGCTCATACTAGAGCCTGGCGGCGAGCTGACCTATGGGAGGATAAGGGCGCGTCTCAGCGAGGAGGGCTCGCTCGAGGCGTGCGACGACTACAACTGCATAAGGGCACGGGTGCCCCGTGGCAGCAGCGTCATGCTGGACCCGGTGCCCTCGCTCAACGCCCCCTCCCGGGTATCCAACTGCCTCTACATAGAGTTCGAGGAGCAGCTAGTGGTCCCGGGCGGGCGTAGTAGCTTCTGGGCTACAGCACCCTACGAGTTCATGGTTCACGTAGACGGTATCGTGCTCGGCTACCTCTCACCGCTCCGCGTAAAATACACGCTCATCGGCGACATAGTAGACGGAGTGGTTTGCCGCCACCACCGCTCCATGGTGGCTGCTAGCCGTAGCGAGCTAACAGCCGGCGGCGGCGTAGGGCTGCTCCCCATAATGTTCCGTGGCTCACCCGGCCGGGTACCGGGCATAGGCTTCTATGCCTCAGGCGTCCCCCTGTTCACCGACGGCAGTGTAGTCTACTACCCGGAGATCGAGGCTGAGTTGGACCAGCTACGGCTAGCGGTTAGGGCGACCCAGAGACCGCCTCTAGAGGGGCTGAGAGAGGCTAGACGCGCACGTCTACGCGCCGGCGGGCTGCTGCCACAGGTATTCGTGATAACGCTGGAGGGGGCGTGA
- a CDS encoding sulfide-dependent adenosine diphosphate thiazole synthase: MARASFYPRELERLYSEAELARIALRVALEKLSYAVEADVAIAGAGPAGLTLAWLLAEQGLRVTLVEHRLSTGGGMRGGSMLFPVALVEEGLAAVVLEKAGVRLRRVGEGLYAMDPTEAAAKLTARAVDAGAIVLPGLHVEDLIVRGSGSSVRVAGLVVNWAPVVEAGWHVDPLYIEARAVVDATGHDAQLARLLEKRLPGSLRVPGMSNLDVWTGERQIVEYTGEVFPGLYAAGMSVAEVYNLRRMGPVFGGMIASAAKLAEILAERLAGKKIGIAAEVAGSG, from the coding sequence TTGGCCAGGGCAAGCTTCTATCCCCGTGAGCTAGAGAGGCTGTACAGCGAGGCCGAGCTAGCCAGGATAGCGCTCCGGGTTGCGCTCGAGAAGCTCAGCTACGCAGTCGAGGCGGACGTAGCGATAGCTGGTGCTGGCCCGGCCGGGCTTACGCTCGCCTGGCTCCTTGCTGAGCAGGGGCTACGCGTGACCCTGGTAGAGCACAGGCTGAGCACCGGGGGCGGGATGAGGGGTGGCTCGATGCTCTTCCCGGTAGCGCTTGTCGAGGAGGGCCTCGCAGCCGTCGTGCTGGAGAAGGCTGGGGTACGTCTACGCCGTGTAGGCGAGGGCCTCTACGCCATGGACCCCACCGAGGCTGCGGCTAAGCTTACTGCCCGCGCGGTAGACGCTGGCGCCATAGTGCTCCCCGGGCTCCACGTAGAGGACCTCATAGTCCGCGGCAGCGGCAGCAGCGTGCGCGTCGCCGGCCTAGTGGTGAACTGGGCACCAGTGGTCGAGGCTGGGTGGCACGTGGACCCGCTGTACATCGAGGCGCGTGCTGTCGTGGACGCTACCGGGCATGACGCGCAGCTGGCCCGTCTGCTGGAGAAGCGGCTCCCCGGCAGCCTAAGGGTCCCCGGCATGTCGAACCTCGACGTGTGGACCGGGGAGCGCCAGATCGTGGAGTACACGGGCGAGGTGTTCCCAGGGCTCTACGCGGCCGGTATGTCGGTGGCTGAGGTCTACAATCTGCGCCGTATGGGTCCGGTGTTCGGCGGGATGATAGCCTCTGCCGCGAAGCTGGCAGAGATCCTCGCCGAGAGGCTCGCTGGCAAGAAGATAGGGATAGCCGCAGAGGTGGCTGGCAGTGGCTAG
- the thiC gene encoding phosphomethylpyrimidine synthase ThiC, with translation MQAARSGSTPEELEALSKSEGLPVEKLRARLAEGRIAVLRNVRRLGRVRIVGVGEGLFTKVNVNIGTSGTVIDVEMEAEKARIAVRYGSDTVMDLSMGGPLDEIRRRLMRESEPLPLGTVPTYQAWVEGIQRYGGLTMPSDWFIEVVERQLRDGVDYMTIHAALSRELAEKALRSSRVIPINSRGGALLAAWMLENREENPYRQHWSYLLELFAEYDAVISVGDSLRPGTLADQHDELQVAELIEAARLVESARRAGVQAIVEGPGHMTLDQIPVNVRLMKTLTRGAPYYVLGPLPTDTAMGYDHIALAIGGALAAASGADFLCYVTPAEHLSLPTPEQVKEGLIAARIAAHVADIAKYGARAARRDAELSLLRARLEWDRMWSYAPDPEHAKRIYSQFPAATKACNMCGQYCACMIIDRLSRGRPKPTLQQLLERLGDGDGAAKLVEQLTAP, from the coding sequence ATGCAGGCTGCCCGGAGCGGCAGCACGCCAGAGGAGCTGGAGGCGCTGTCCAAGTCCGAGGGCCTGCCCGTTGAGAAGCTGCGTGCAAGACTAGCGGAGGGCAGGATAGCGGTCCTCCGGAACGTCCGTCGGCTCGGCAGGGTCCGGATAGTCGGCGTCGGGGAGGGGCTCTTCACCAAGGTTAACGTGAACATCGGCACCAGCGGCACGGTTATCGACGTGGAGATGGAGGCTGAGAAGGCCCGTATAGCGGTGCGCTACGGCAGCGACACTGTCATGGACCTCAGCATGGGCGGGCCCCTGGACGAGATACGGCGCCGCCTCATGCGGGAGTCTGAGCCGCTCCCCCTAGGCACGGTGCCGACCTACCAGGCCTGGGTCGAGGGCATCCAGCGCTACGGCGGCCTCACGATGCCCAGCGACTGGTTTATAGAGGTCGTGGAGAGGCAGCTCCGGGACGGCGTAGACTACATGACTATACACGCCGCGTTGTCCCGGGAGCTGGCCGAGAAGGCTCTGAGGAGTAGCAGGGTTATACCGATAAACAGCCGTGGCGGCGCCCTCCTCGCGGCCTGGATGCTCGAGAACCGGGAGGAGAACCCCTACCGCCAGCACTGGAGCTACCTCCTAGAGCTCTTCGCCGAGTACGACGCCGTGATAAGCGTGGGCGACAGCCTCCGGCCTGGCACCCTGGCAGACCAGCACGACGAGCTACAAGTCGCAGAGCTGATAGAGGCCGCGCGGCTCGTGGAGAGCGCCCGCAGGGCAGGAGTGCAGGCTATAGTCGAAGGCCCCGGCCACATGACCCTCGACCAGATACCCGTCAACGTCAGGCTGATGAAGACTCTGACACGGGGCGCCCCATACTACGTGCTAGGCCCCCTGCCGACGGACACAGCGATGGGCTACGACCACATAGCCCTAGCGATAGGCGGAGCCCTCGCCGCGGCCAGCGGCGCCGACTTCCTATGCTACGTGACGCCCGCTGAGCACCTCAGCCTGCCGACCCCCGAGCAGGTGAAGGAGGGCCTCATAGCGGCGCGGATAGCGGCCCACGTGGCTGATATAGCCAAGTATGGGGCCCGGGCGGCCCGCCGGGACGCCGAGCTAAGCCTCCTACGGGCCCGGCTCGAGTGGGACCGTATGTGGAGCTACGCGCCCGACCCGGAGCACGCCAAGAGGATATACAGCCAGTTCCCGGCAGCCACCAAGGCCTGCAACATGTGCGGCCAGTACTGCGCCTGCATGATAATAGACCGGCTCAGCAGGGGCCGGCCCAAGCCGACGCTCCAGCAGCTACTAGAGCGGCTAGGAGACGGCGACGGCGCAGCGAAGCTGGTGGAGCAGCTCACAGCGCCCTAG
- a CDS encoding AEC family transporter produces MSTALARLVAAVVLTALGALATRRWGQAPLASAVSRFLIAFSIPVLTWYTVAVSMPRYSQLAGVAAVGIAYMVAGFVLAYAASRRAAARLGWSCGRAAAVVLASVVQNSIFIPVPLALLMGRDVDHVMAYSLSYNLAVAVAVPFVAGSCGGSVGVGRIIARYPPFYGLLAGIAAAPLLAGHAVPPVVELARRIAAESTLLSFYLVGAGVAAAWPPRLGSGEAAVLAWRHLLSPLIHVLLAVPLGLEGWGLESVLLESVMPPATMNIVFARYYGLDERLVASSMAISTPIGLLEALALVSIA; encoded by the coding sequence TTGTCGACGGCGCTGGCTAGGCTGGTGGCAGCAGTGGTCCTCACAGCTCTGGGGGCTCTCGCTACCCGGCGCTGGGGCCAGGCGCCCCTCGCCTCTGCGGTCTCGAGGTTCCTCATAGCGTTCTCAATCCCGGTGCTCACCTGGTACACAGTGGCCGTGAGCATGCCCCGTTACTCGCAGCTAGCCGGGGTAGCAGCTGTAGGCATAGCGTACATGGTGGCCGGCTTCGTTCTCGCATATGCTGCATCGAGGCGCGCTGCTGCCAGGCTCGGCTGGAGCTGCGGCAGAGCCGCCGCTGTGGTCCTGGCTAGTGTTGTGCAGAACTCCATATTCATCCCGGTGCCGCTAGCCCTCCTCATGGGCAGGGACGTGGACCACGTGATGGCGTATAGCCTCTCCTACAACCTAGCGGTCGCGGTAGCAGTGCCGTTCGTAGCAGGCAGCTGCGGCGGCAGCGTGGGCGTGGGGAGAATCATAGCCAGGTACCCGCCCTTCTACGGGCTCCTAGCAGGCATAGCGGCAGCACCGCTGCTCGCTGGCCACGCCGTGCCGCCGGTCGTAGAACTCGCTAGGAGGATAGCAGCAGAGTCTACGCTCCTCAGCTTCTACCTGGTGGGCGCAGGCGTAGCGGCAGCGTGGCCGCCTCGCCTCGGCTCCGGCGAGGCAGCGGTACTGGCCTGGAGGCACCTCCTGAGCCCGCTGATCCACGTCCTCCTAGCAGTGCCCCTGGGGCTAGAAGGCTGGGGCCTCGAATCAGTGCTACTAGAGTCCGTGATGCCGCCCGCGACTATGAACATAGTGTTCGCCCGCTACTACGGGCTCGACGAGCGCCTAGTAGCATCTAGTATGGCGATCTCGACGCCAATAGGCCTCCTCGAGGCGCTAGCCCTGGTGAGCATCGCCTAG
- a CDS encoding 4-phosphopantoate--beta-alanine ligase → MAGHGIPRSHPRYWSLVLRERLVEAWRQGIVVPEGLIAHGRGECFDYLIGEETQWFAREAVRAAAAALLLAEHPVISVNGNAAALAAEGLVRLADLLGAPLEVNLFYRTEERARRIGELLRRHGARRVLGVDDATARIPGLPHPRGMVSPEGILRADVVLVALEDGDRTEALRRMGKTVIAIDLNPLSRTARMADITIVDNIVRAVPLLAETVQELKEKPREELENVLRGYDNDRVLAGALRFIKERLEKLAEEGIAMDPRRQ, encoded by the coding sequence ATGGCCGGCCACGGGATCCCGCGCAGCCACCCGAGGTACTGGAGCCTGGTCCTCCGCGAACGCCTCGTAGAGGCGTGGCGCCAGGGCATCGTGGTGCCAGAGGGCCTCATAGCCCATGGGCGTGGCGAGTGCTTCGACTACCTCATAGGCGAGGAGACCCAGTGGTTCGCCCGCGAGGCCGTGCGCGCCGCTGCCGCTGCGCTGCTACTCGCAGAGCACCCCGTCATCTCGGTCAACGGGAACGCTGCCGCGCTAGCCGCTGAGGGCCTCGTCCGGCTCGCAGACCTGCTCGGTGCGCCCCTCGAGGTAAACCTCTTCTACCGCACCGAGGAGCGGGCTCGCCGCATAGGCGAGCTCCTCCGCAGGCACGGTGCCCGCCGCGTCCTAGGCGTTGACGACGCCACTGCCCGTATCCCTGGCCTGCCCCACCCCCGCGGCATGGTCAGCCCAGAGGGCATACTCCGGGCCGACGTGGTGCTCGTAGCGCTAGAGGACGGGGACCGCACAGAGGCGCTACGCCGCATGGGGAAAACGGTGATAGCTATCGACCTTAACCCGCTGAGCCGTACGGCTCGCATGGCAGACATAACGATAGTAGACAACATTGTTCGGGCAGTACCCCTCCTAGCCGAGACAGTCCAGGAGCTGAAGGAGAAGCCCAGGGAGGAGCTAGAGAACGTACTGAGGGGCTACGACAACGACAGGGTGCTAGCAGGCGCGCTACGCTTCATCAAGGAGAGGCTCGAGAAGCTAGCAGAGGAGGGCATAGCTATGGACCCGCGTAGACAGTAG
- a CDS encoding ABC transporter ATP-binding protein: MGGATGARLVARGVWKSYSGYTVLAGVSLEAHAAEVVGVVGPNGCGKTTLLRIIAGLERPDRGTVRLQGRALLVFQENLLLPWKRLRDNIALGLRYRGVPGDVVEERVAWAAQLLGIEEHLDKYPGEVSGGTARKAAIARMLVLDPDILLLDEPLAGLDLASRRSLLEAVEAIAHRHRKTVVIVDHNLGEVAEYADRVYVFSHPPTRVEAEVKLSDTPREERPARVYEALSRAYRGRRR, translated from the coding sequence ATGGGCGGCGCTACCGGGGCAAGGCTAGTGGCCCGCGGCGTCTGGAAGAGCTACAGCGGCTACACGGTCCTGGCAGGGGTGAGCCTAGAGGCCCATGCGGCGGAGGTAGTAGGCGTAGTAGGCCCGAACGGCTGCGGCAAGACGACCCTACTACGCATCATAGCGGGGCTAGAGCGGCCCGACCGCGGCACAGTGCGGCTACAGGGGCGGGCGCTGCTGGTGTTCCAGGAGAACCTCCTCCTGCCCTGGAAGCGGCTCCGGGACAACATAGCCCTAGGCCTACGCTACCGCGGCGTGCCCGGGGACGTGGTCGAGGAGCGCGTAGCCTGGGCAGCCCAGCTCCTCGGCATAGAGGAGCACCTAGACAAGTACCCCGGCGAGGTAAGCGGCGGCACAGCACGCAAGGCCGCTATAGCCAGAATGCTTGTACTAGACCCCGACATACTTCTCCTAGACGAGCCCCTCGCAGGCCTAGACCTAGCCTCGCGGCGCAGCCTCCTAGAAGCAGTGGAAGCGATAGCACACCGCCACCGCAAGACGGTGGTGATAGTCGACCACAACCTGGGCGAGGTAGCGGAGTACGCGGACAGGGTCTACGTCTTCTCCCACCCACCGACCAGGGTCGAGGCCGAGGTAAAGCTCTCCGATACACCGCGAGAGGAGCGGCCAGCCCGGGTCTACGAGGCCCTCAGCCGGGCGTACCGGGGCAGGAGGCGCTGA